The genomic window CAGCGGGAACCCGAATGACGACAGATAATACAAAACACGCTGCCGAACCTTACTACTACCGCGATATTGATTATCACTGGACAAAACCCGACGTGTCAAGATTTTTACATAAAACTTTTAAAGGGTATCACCGCTCAAACGGCGATGTAGGTACGGCAAATTATTGGTTGTTTATCCCAACTGTTTTTTGTGAAAACCGCAATCTTGATATTATTAAAGAATCTCTGTATAATGAACTGGGATACGCGGTTGACGCAAAATACAAAAACTATACGCATCAATTGGTAGAAGCCATTTTAAAAGGAGAAAACATTGATGATATTGATTTTTCGCCGTCAAGTATTCCTGCAAAAGACAGAATTTTTAAAAATGTAGACGGGATCAAATTCCTCAATCACACAGGCGGATGCGGCGGAACAAGACAAGATGCGGATACGCTCAGTAAACTTTTGGCGTCTTATGCGGATCATCCCAATGTGGCTGGAGTTACGTTGTTAAGTTTGGGCTGTCAACACCTTCAGATTGACAATTTTAAAAAAGATTTATACAATCGCAATCCTGATTTTGATAAACCTTTACTCGTTTTTGAACAACAAAAAGCGGTAAGTGAAGAAACCATGATCAAAAATGCCATTTTCGAAACTTTGAAAGGGCTTTTGGAAATCAATAAAATTGAACGTAAAGATGCTCCCCTCAGCAAACTTTGTGTAGGGGTAAAATGTGGCGGAAGTGACGGATTCAGTGGTATTTCAGCTAACCCGGCGGTGGGACATCTTGCGGATATCCTTTCGGTTTTGGGTGCTAAAGTTCTACTAGCCGAGTTCCCGGAATTGTGTGGTGTCGAACAGGAGTTAATAGATCGCGCTGCAGACAAAGAAACCGCTGAAAAATTCATTAAACTGATGACGGAATATGATGAACTCGCTCATGCAGTGGGTTCAGGATTTTACATGAATCCCTCTCCGGGAAATATTAAGGACGGATTGATCACAGATGCCATAAAATCTGCTGGAGCCGCTAAAAAAGGAGGTTCCTCCCCTGTTGTCGATGTGTTGGATTAC from Chryseobacterium wanjuense includes these protein-coding regions:
- a CDS encoding UxaA family hydrolase, coding for MSNLILKINQKDNVLVALQDIHAGTEIIFEGVTYTTLEAIPAKHKFFMNDMKQGDEIFMYGVLVGKVQYDLSAGTRMTTDNTKHAAEPYYYRDIDYHWTKPDVSRFLHKTFKGYHRSNGDVGTANYWLFIPTVFCENRNLDIIKESLYNELGYAVDAKYKNYTHQLVEAILKGENIDDIDFSPSSIPAKDRIFKNVDGIKFLNHTGGCGGTRQDADTLSKLLASYADHPNVAGVTLLSLGCQHLQIDNFKKDLYNRNPDFDKPLLVFEQQKAVSEETMIKNAIFETLKGLLEINKIERKDAPLSKLCVGVKCGGSDGFSGISANPAVGHLADILSVLGAKVLLAEFPELCGVEQELIDRAADKETAEKFIKLMTEYDELAHAVGSGFYMNPSPGNIKDGLITDAIKSAGAAKKGGSSPVVDVLDYTEPAKKPGLSLVCTPGNDVEATTGKAASGATLILFTTGLGTPTGNPVCPVIKVATNTALATKMSDIIDIDTGAIVRGEKTIQQMGEDILDFCIEVASGNIIPKAVALNQDDFIPWKRGVSL